The nucleotide window TCTTCCctacatggggaaaaaaatgcttttttacaTAGGATAGAATCTGCAGCTCTTAAGCATTATCTGTTTGGTCATAATGGGTCTGTATGTCTCATAAAAAGTAAGAGCTTTAGACCTCTTGATAAAAATTCCATTATACTTAGTAGATCCAAAGAGGAAGTGGACTGGATAGTCTTGATGTGTCTGTTACTTTGTAGACCCTTCTGGAGAGTGCAACCCAGACTTGCGTCTCCGTGGACATCAGAAGGAAGGCTACGGGCTTTCTTGGAACCCAAATCTCAGTGGGCACTTACTTAGTGCTTCAGATGACCATGTGCGTATCCTTTACATTTTGAAGCAAATCTGGGCTAGTTATATCAGTTTTTTTCCTCTGGGGTGTGTCAGGAAGTGAGACCCTTTTATATAatagttaatttttcatttaagacTATCTGCCTATGGGACATCAGTGCTGTTCCAAAGGAAGGAAAAGTTGTGGATGCGAAGACCATCTTTACAGGGCATACAGCAGTAGTAGAAGACGTCTCCTGGCATCTGCTCCATGAGTCTCTGTTTGGGTCAGTTGCTGATGATCAGAAACTTATGATGTGAGTAGaatccatttttttctcaatatattATCTAAGTTTTATATTTAGTTACCCATTTCAagcatttttcctgttttttctcttttactaaaGCTGGGATACTCGTTCAAACAATACTTCCAAACCGAGCCACTCAGTTGATGCTCACACTGCTGAAGTGAACTGCCTTTCTTTCAATCCTTATAGTGAGTTCATTCTTGCCACAGGATCAGCTGACAAGGTCAGTGTGATTTATTCTACAAGAAAACAGGGTGGAtttctctggcttcttttgttgttagtatttatttatttggctgtgtcgggtcttagttgtggcatgcagaatctttcgttgtggcgcgcgggttttctcttctccagttgtggtgcatggctctctagttgaggtgtgtgagctcagtagttgcgccGCACGGGCCTACTTAccctgcggcgtgtgggatcttagttccccgaccggggaatcgaacccgtgtcccctgcattggaaggcggattctttaccactggaccaccagggaagtccctctctggcTTCTTTTGAATGCACAGAGATCTTTTAgttatggattttctttttctcgataaaaaaattttattgattgtacttgctttcatttttgtatGTAGACTGTTGCCTTGTGGGATCTGAGAAATCTGAAACTTAAGTTGCATTCCTTTGAATCACATAAGGATGAAATATTCCAGGTGAGAGAAACTAatgctcctccccccaccccaagggaAACCTGAATGTGGGAGTGGGCACACTTGTGCCTTATCCCATTGctataagaataaaaatcatcttTATGCCTATGCTGATCTCTGTATGAATTGGGATTGTTTTCCCTCCATTGTTTCTATATTAAACTTAGTGCCTGATTATTTTATCTGCCTTGTTCCtgacgcttgtctcttcccttatTTCCACTCCTTTATCCTTTATAACTTGCTGTATCTGTTAATTTCACAGTTCATTCGTAAAGTACTGACTCCATGTTTTCTGCCTCATCCGTTTAATTAAGCTCCATATGCAAAGCCCTCTGACTCAGTTCAAGAAATAATTGTTACATTATGTTGGAAGCTTAATGCAAGGGCACTGTGAGGAGTACATTATAGTCTTTGCAGTCCTATGTGTAATACTAAATTCATTATAAGTACTTGGGTAAATAATTACTTTGTGTGTGATCTGTACTTTAGTTCTTAGGTCAGCACTGGATGACATTTGGCTAGAAGCTGGAATTAGACAATAAGAATAAATGAGAtcttcaaaaatatgaaatagaacAAGAGCTGATATCCTGGGTCTAGTAATGGGTTAAATTGTTAAATATAATCTtagattttttcccctcagttttcTAATTGATGGCTTTTTTCTTATGTATAGGTTCAGTGGTCACCTCACAATGAGACTATTTTGGCTTCCAGTGGTACTGATCGCAGACTGAATGTCTGGGATTTAAGGTAAGTCTTGTTAATTATTACTCTTTGTGGAGTTATTTTCTTACACTTCCAGAATTACTCAAGGTAAatctgttttaacttttttttaaatttatttatttttggctgcattgggtcttcgttgctgcgcatgggcttcctctagttgcggcgagtgagggctactcttcgttgtggtgcgcgggcttctcattgcggtggcttctcttgttgtggagtgagggcttcagtagttgcagcacgtgggctcagtagttgtggctcgtgggcttagttgctccgcggcatgtgggatcttcctggaccagggattgaacccgtgtcccctgcattggcaggcggattcttaaccactgcgccaccagggaagtccctgttttaacTTCTAAAAATCTTTTTGTGCTAGTAAAATTGGAGAGGAGCAATCCCCAGAAGATGCAGAAGATGGGCCACCAGAATTGTTGGTATGTTACAGATGTTGAGCAGAACTGAAATAGTTTGTGATTTATTGTCCTCTGTCTGCTTTTCatctgttttccttcctctttcagtTTATTCATGGTGGTCACACTGCCAAGATATCTGATTTCTCCTGGAATCCCAATGAACCTTGGGTGATTTGTTCTGTATCAGAAGACAATATCATGCAAGTTTGGCAAATGGTAAGTGTTTCTTTATTTGGGCGAGTTTAGATAAATGAGACCTAGTATCACTTCATATTTATATACTCCATCAGTACAACTGGCAACTCTGTTCAGTTTACTCCCGAGTGTGACTTGCCTGCACATTATCATTTTCAGCTGCCTACCCTTTAACTTTATCAAGTTGTCTCACTGGTATCTCGAACTCAACTAAACAAAactaatcttttcttttctccttcctttccttactCCCCTTACCTCctgactttttgttttctatatggcTTCAATGTCTCCCCAGCTCACTAGATTTGAAAACTCAGGTCTTCCTCTATTGTCTGTTCACCTCTAGGTGCGGTTCACTTATCAGATTTTATATTGTTGATCTTTGCAATGCTTCTCCTGTCTTTACTCATCTTACAAACAGATATAACCAACTTTCCTGTTTGTATTCCACACCTAGTTTTTTGGTCAGGTTCTCATTACTACTTGCTGGGCTATTGCAGTAACCTCCTAATTGTTGGCTTGCCTCCTGTTTTTCCCTCTTTGCCAGCAGTCGAATCTTTAGGAATGATCATTCCCTTGAAATTACTTATGAACATGCCTAGCACAGTTCCTACTGCAATGTCACAGCATCAAAGAGTACCATTTCTTCATGAAACTTACCTAGATGTCAAAAACATTCCCTGCCTTTATACCCCAATTGAAGGTGATCACCCTTCTTTGAATTTTCAGAGCACTTGAAATTTAATAAAAGCAACTGTAATGTCTGATATATAGCAATACAAGAAACAGTTGccttctggagatggatggtggtgatagctGCACACAGTGTGAAtggacttaatgccactgaactgtacagttaaaaatggttatgatggtaaattttgttatgtgtctTTTACCACAATTTACAAAACAACTGCATGACTTTTAAGTGACAGTAGcctaataaatgaaaataattcaaaagaaactTTTGGTGTCTCAGAGTAGATCTAGAGCCAGAAAGAAGCTCCAGAGGTGAGTGTTTGGCTCAACATGAGGAAAAAAGTTTTTGATATTCATAACTTTCTTACGGAATAACCCTAttaatcaaaaataaagaaataaaatgggagTATTTGTGGCGTATGAGATTAACACATTATATACTGGATCAATACTTTGGAATATTATGTATCAGAATGAAGTATACTTAGTTTTATAAGCTATTCATGATATGCTAATAAGtaggaaaaaagcaaattataGAACAGCATGATAGAATCCCTCTTATTAAAATTTGGGTATCTAGTCTTATGTTTAATTATATGTAACTATTTAATAGAAGGCTATTTGCCAAAATGTGGTTGGTATGTTTAGAgaattcttgttttcttctttatacctttctgtattataattttttataataaggATTTGTTTCATGTATTAACAGAAAATCCACTTTATCCTTTTCCTTGTAACACACCcacacaaaattaatataaaaaattagagTTCTAACAAGAAAGTGAAATGGGCTGCCTTAGATAGTCTGTCAGTGAAAGGTATTTTAGTGGTTGTCATGGGAATGTTGTAGGAGATTAAGCTACATCACCTTCAAGGCCATCACCTCCAGTCCAGGTTGTTACTTTACTCCGTTTGGgggagggtttttgttttgctttgtttttaagaattattGTGATATAATGAGTAGTAAGCATTTGGTCTTTGTccaggttcctggcacagagttcctaaaacccttgggatttcctgAGTGGTAGGAGTCTCTATTGCTATTTATAAGTAGCTGCTTTTGGCCTCACCTGAGTTTAGGCTAAGGAGGTAACTTAAGGGGGCCCCTATAAAAACTCTTGGGAAAGCTccataaaaagcttttgatttcatgagcttctgggttggtgaatatATCAATGCCACCAGAAAGGGTGTGGAAGCTCTGTGCTCCATCCccaccttgccctgtgcatctcttccatttggccaTTCCTGAGTTATactctttataataaaccagtagagcgctttcctgagttctgtgaatcATTCCAGCAAATCATCaaacctggggggtgggggtggctgtgAGAAAATTTATAGCCAAGTTGGGCAGGAGTACTTGGGTAGCCTGGGCACTCAGGGCTTGACACTGGCCTCTGCTGAAGTGAGGGTAGTCTTGTGGGGTTGAGCCCTTGGTCACAGTGCTACCTCCAGGTGGTCAACATCAGGATTGAACTGAGTTGTTGGACACCCCATTGGTGTCAGGGGAGAAGATACCACGCTTTTGTTGTCAGACTACTCACATAATTGTATACATTGTTTGTCCCTGTAGTCAGATTGAAAGCTAAGACTATCCCATCCTCTGTAGCACCTACCCTAGTGATACTAAGTGCATAGTAGATACTAAGAACAGTAAGTTTTGCCCAAGTGAAAGTGGTATCTGTGTTTAAGATGCTTTTGGATATGGGTATTTCATCAAGTCGTACAAGTAGAGTTTATTTTATGCAAGaacagtttctctttttaaaatatttataaattgagaTTTAGAACATGGGTTTTGCAGTACagtcacagaattgtgcaaccatcactacagtcagttaccccagaaagaaaccccacaCCCAGTAGCCATCCCTCCCATTTGCCTCCAGTCCACCCAGTActaggcaaccattaatctactttctgtatggatttgcctattctgcacatttaatataaatgaaatcatacaatatgtgactgactttttttattgccaaataatactccattgtatggacgtatcattttatttgtccatttatcagttgatggacatttgtgttgtttttactttttgactGTTACGAATAATTGTCTGATTAAAAGACTCAAGGTTGATTATCAAGACAAATGGTAACCATACTTCAGTTTTTAGGGACTATCCTAATCCGGGGGGTGGCCTGTGGCCAGCTGCCTGTTTTATTTGGCATGCAACTATACTTACCCATTTGCAGGTTGTCTGTGGCTACTTTCATCCAACAACTGCAGAGTTGAATAGTTAAAACAGAGTATATGCCCCACAGTCTGTCTCCCTGGCCTCGTCTATTTGAAACTTTAACTTCAAGAAGTAACTTTCATGTTTACTCAatatccttttctctttttcttgtttttggcaGGCAGAGAACATTTATAATGACGAAGACCCTGAAGGAAGCGTGGATCCAGAAGGACAAGGATCCTAGAGAATGTCTGCACTTCTTGTGATTTTAGACTCCCCTTTTCTTCTCAACCCTGAGATTGATTTAACACTGGTTTTGAGACACAGACTTTGGTTATCCCTCTATAATAAGTTCTATCAACAATGTTATTAGTCCAAACAGAAGGTGTTTTCTAAATATTAACTGGAGGCTTCTTGATTCAGGAAAGCCACAgacttatatttaaattttcttcaggAATTTTCTAGTAACAGAGGTCTAAAGTAGCCACAAAAAGGGGAATATTGTGAgtggttatttttcttcttatgctATATCCCCAAGTTTTTCTGACTCATTTAAGTAAATGCTAGAGTGAGTAAGAAATAGAGCcaagtgaggtaggtgtctgagCCATGAAGTATAAATACTACAAGATGTCATTTTTATTCAGGAAATAGGGGAGATTCAAGTCATATAAATTCCTGCTCTAAAATCTTCACACGGAACTTGCCAGGATACACATTTTCTTACACAGACCAGTCTCCTCTCAGTTTCTTCAGTTAAGTCAAAACAATGTGTTCCTCTTTCCCCATATATTTTTGCTTGTTAGTGTATTTCTTGAGCtgttttcatattatttctttcctttctgtgaaatggtttaaaaaaaaaaaaaaacttgggacCACCAAGTTGTAAAGATGTATGTTTTTACCTGACAGTTATACCACAGGTAGACTGTCCAGTTAAATTGAGAAGAGCGAATCAATagcttgtatttgtttttaaaattaaattaatcctGGATaagagttgctttttttttttttttaaaggagttagTCCTTGACCACTAGTTTGATACCATCTCTATTTTGGGTGACCTGTTTCACCAGCAGGCCTGTTACTCTCCATGACTAACTGTGTAAGTGCTTATAATGGAATAAATTGCTTTTCTACATAATCCCACGCTGATgggttttatttaatatataatatccaTCAAACACCAGTCTCTGGCGTCTAGAAGAGTTGTTCAGGTGACAGTTATTTTCTATGGTCTTTGACTACCAAGAGCAGAATTAAATATAATAGACCCAGAGGTATAGCAAAGAGCTTTACTCCTTCCCGGGGGAAGTGAAAGACATAAAATGCTGAATCAGAGGTACACAGATTAGTCTTTGATAAAATAACATCTTTTTGAAGTCTATCTCTGGAGAACTACATGAACTTTCAAGAATGTCAGAGGCAGTGTGGCAGAGAGAATTTAAGGCAAAATTTAAATTTGGAAAAGGTGTTTGACCTTTTCTCATAGAGAGGTTGAATCTCCCCAGTATTTTTTTCACTGGGGCCTGTACTTAGAGGTTAGAAAAATAGGCTCTTGAGAGCCAAGTGCCATAACCAGGTAAAATGCCGGGTTCTTCAACCACCCAATTTAACGGAGTAGATCACTCTGACCCAGAATCATTTTCATGAGGTGAAAAATCAAACTCATCTTTGGGGAAATCTGGATTGGTTCTTTATTCTAAGtcagtagttcttttttttttttttttttttttttttttttgcggtacgcgggcctctcactgttgtggcctctcccattgcggagcacaggctccggacgcacaggctcagcggccatggctcacgggcccagccgctccgcggcacatgggatcttcccggaccggggcacgaacccgtgtcccctgcatcggcaggcggactctcaaccactgcgccaccagggaagcccagtagttcTTTTAGAGTATAGTGAAAATTACCATGACACAAGAGTAAATCTACATGAATCAGCACAGACTTAAAGAAAAGTAAACTTTGTAAAGGAATTCAATTAAAGTCTAACATTCATGGCACAAAAGAATTCAAATTGTAAACccatgtacagttgacccttgaacaacgtgggtttgaactgcataggTCCACTTACAACAtacttttcaatagtaaataccacAGTACTATACCTGCAGTGGTTGGTTGAGTCCGTGGATGTGGAGGAACCTCGGATACCGAGGGCCAACTAAGTTATGTGCAGATTAACCGCCAcattgttcaggggtcaacttgAATATAAGGAAAATCGTCTGCCTTTTTGACTCCACCTGTGTTCCTGAAAAACTTTTGGGTCAACAGAAGGTAAGATACATTCTTCACAATACAGCAAGGTGTGTCCATACATTCTTCCTTTACTTTGTGCGTGTGGAGGGTTGTTGATGGGTGACAGGagacttatttttccatttctcagtGCATCGAAATCAGTACCAGCAGCCTATGAAATAGAATCCAGCTAAGAGTTGACTGATAGTATTCTGCCTCCAGCCAGCCCTATGATCTTTTTAAACAGGTCAGCCAGTATTTGTAACTTTCCCAGAGTGAACTGCTTGCCAAATCCCTGGCACTCCCTTCTCTGTTTAGAAAAAAGTATGTCCAAAGGGTACTCAGTGATCCTTTGCTAAGAAGTTTTTTTTGTTGGTTCTTGGTTACAGATTCGGCCATATGTTTCTAAACAGCCCCTGTAAGGTTGAGAGAAAAAAGGATAAGTTTAAACTTTCTGCAACTTGAAATAATACAGTATAAagtttttgtgggggttttttgtttgttttttgggggttttttgtttgggtgcgctgcatggcttgtgggatcttagttccctgaccagggattgaacctgtgcccacagcagtgaaagcgctgagtcctaactggaccactagggaattcccagtaTAAAGTTTTTAATAATGAATTTCTGAAGCTTAGTGCAGGCCATATTGAGGAGAGATTGCTAGAGTGTGTTTTGCATCTAATCAAGGATGATTTTGGGAGGGGCTAGCTAAAAAGTTTTTCTGCCCACGTTAACTTTACACACAGGTATTACAAGGCCTGAAATTCTGTAATTTCGATTCTTTGGATTAATCATTGTCTTTTCCATGTACTTTTCATCTTATCCACACAAAGGTGTTTAGCAGATCATTTTCTTCGGTTACAAGGTTCTAGTAATCTCCCAAACAATGGGCATAGTCAGTTATTCCTGGATGAAACATGGTAAAAGAAAATCCTAGTATGGGAGTTCCCtgatggtctagtggttaggattcagcgcttTCGCTGCTGTCGCccgaggttcaatccctgatgggggaactgCAAGCCATGCAGgctggccaaaggaaaaaaaaatcctagtaaTTTAGGAAAAGCATCAGTAATAATAGTTATTTGTGAATTTGTATACAAAATGTAGGATTAACtaggaaattaataaaaatttatggaTATTTATCTAGTATCCAACTTGATCTTTTTTAATCCTTAGTTTCTTTATCCAAGAGAATCTAGCACTTTATAAAGAATGTGAGGACATATTGGTATGTAAAGAACTTAATGGATAGGTGTGTTGCTTGTTTCACAAATTAAGCAATAATCATGTCCTTTAGTCTACAAACAACACCCTCTTCAGCTTTGTAAATGACTGTTAACAGATTAATTTAGCCTTCTTGGCCTCCTTAGTCATAGTTTGAATTAGGTACCCTAACTGCCTTCTCTGCTATTCTAAGGAAACTTTATGAATAGCATATGGGGTCACGTAGGGTGAGGAAAGTAAGAATGCACAGAGCGTAGATGTTTTATCCTGTTCTGGATTTCCTGATGATAATCAGGACATATTTTAAGTCCTACTAGAAATTGAAACATTCCAAATGAAGCCTGAATGCTTGAACCAGGCAACCTGGAAGTATGTGTTATCCCTAAATGACTGACTTGTCATTAGACACAATCTTTTTTTAAGGCACTAGTCTTGTTAGGTTAGGAAAGCAGCAACAATGCAGACACTGCTCTTATAACCTACAAGGATCACGTTGCGGCTGTGTCTGGATTCCACCTGCCTCAGAAGTGGGAGCATTAGCCTGTTCCAGGCTCTTGGGTAGCATAggcgtttaaaaaaaaagagccatttTCCATCTGTTCACGGATGAgcataatttgaaaaattttcccccagttttcttttttttttttttgcttttcactgTCAAGAGAAATTTCTCCTGAGCAACATCTGCCCTCCCCACCATTCCCTCAGCCTTTGTTAGTTGAGATTTGGGTAGCAGCAAAAACTGACTTGTATGTTGCGAGCTCTTCAGCAAGGCTGATCTTTAGCTGCTCCATCTCTTTGTTCTTCTGTTGCTGGAGTTGCACCCCGCTTCTTAGCTGCCTCTGTTGTTCTTCCATTTCCTCCAGCTgttcctgcgtgaggaccaagaaCATTTCTAATGcaccaaacaacaaaaacctgacATTGTCCATAATAGTATATTTCCTTACACATTGTTTAATCTCCATAGCAGTATTGAGGTTGAGAAATAGATTCAGAGAATTTGTGTTTTGACAGTGATACTGTTTTTGACAGTGATACTGTTCTGAAAGGAGTCTTGTCTGTTAACCACAGCTTACATCTTAAAATCCTGCAAAGGGTGGACAGAGGGACTTTTCAGAGGGACTTTTTTGTTTCCCAATTTTAAGAAgtgtcgggggcttccctggaggcgcagtggttgatgatatgcctgccctggtccgggaagatcccacttgccacggagcaactaagcctgtgcgccacaactactgagcctgcactctagagcccgtgagccacaactactgagcccgtgtgccacaactcctgagcctgtgcacctagagcccgtgctccgcaacaagagaagccaccacaataagcctgcccaccgcaatgaagagtagcccccactctctgcaactagagaaagccagcaacgaagtcagcaacaaagacccaacgcagccaaaaataagttaaaaaagtGTCAGGGAGGATTTTGATTATCTAGTGGTGAACTAAGAATTTTATAGACCCCTTGCTCTATGTACAAGTTTGTTTCCGTTAATAATCAGTAGTCTTTATAATGCCCAACAACTTCAGCAATTTAAGTTGAAAGAAACCAAGTCTTTGTGTAagcaattattcttttttttaaatcactacatttatttttttttttgcggtacgcgggcttctcactgttgcggcctctcccattgcagagcacaggctccagatgcacaggctcagcggccatggctcacgggcccagccactccgtggcctgtgggatcttcccggaccggggcacgaaccagcgtcccctgcatcggcaggcggactcaaccactgcgccaccagggaagccctaagcaatTATTCTTGAATATTATATTTGAATCTCCTTGAAGTCAGAGATATCTTTACTTAGTACTTGCCACAACATGGCATGCAGATAGATGCTTTATTAGTGAGGGTATCAGAGTTGTTAATTTCCT belongs to Pseudorca crassidens isolate mPseCra1 chromosome 2, mPseCra1.hap1, whole genome shotgun sequence and includes:
- the RBBP4 gene encoding histone-binding protein RBBP4 → MADKEAAFDDAVEERVINEEYKIWKKNTPFLYDLVMTHALEWPSLTAQWLPDVTRPEGKDFSIHRLVLGTHTSDEQNHLVIASVQLPNDDAQFDASHYDSEKGEFGGFGSVSGKIEIEIKINHEGEVNRARYMPQNPCIIATKTPSSDVLVFDYTKHPSKPDPSGECNPDLRLRGHQKEGYGLSWNPNLSGHLLSASDDHTICLWDISAVPKEGKVVDAKTIFTGHTAVVEDVSWHLLHESLFGSVADDQKLMIWDTRSNNTSKPSHSVDAHTAEVNCLSFNPYSEFILATGSADKTVALWDLRNLKLKLHSFESHKDEIFQVQWSPHNETILASSGTDRRLNVWDLSKIGEEQSPEDAEDGPPELLFIHGGHTAKISDFSWNPNEPWVICSVSEDNIMQVWQMAENIYNDEDPEGSVDPEGQGS